One Acidimicrobiales bacterium genomic window, CATCACGGTCCCATCGTGCAGACCCATCGTGACGAGCGACATCTGAGGTCGGCCGTCCGAGCGGGTCGTGACGAGCACCCCGTGATGGCGGGGGGCCACGAACTCCTCGAGCCCGGCACGGTCGACACGGAGATTGCGGGCGATCTGAGCCATGGCGGCATGGTCGCACATGCACCGACGGCAGGGTCCACCGGCAGTGGAAACGCGACCGTTGGTTCAGGCCCGGGCGCCGAGGATCTCGACTCCGTGACCAGCCAGACGATCCAGCCGTACCGTCCGGCCGAGCATCGCCAACAGGAGCGCGTCGCCCGGTCCCGAGACCATCACGTCCCGCACGCTGCGGTCCCCCGCGCCACCTTCGGGCAGGGTGCCGTAGGACCAGCCGACGTCGGTCGCCTCGAGTCTCAGGCCTGCGATCCGTGACCGGACACCGAAAGGGCCCTTCAGCCGGGACGCCCGCTCCAGCAGCCACCGGAGTCGCTCCGATTCGAAGGTGACGTCCCGGCCCGTGGGGATGGCGACGTCGAGTGAATGCACTGCGCAGTCGACAGCGAGACCCGCGTAGGACGTCCCGGGCGGGTGTGTGCGACTCGTCACCGAGGCATGCAGCGCCGCGACGAGCTCGGCCTGCCCCCGTCCGCCACGGCGACGCGCTGCCGCGTCCAGAAAGCGCTCGAGGGAGAAGCGCGCCCGCACCAGTCCCGACGCGAGCTCGCGGTAACCCACGTCGGTCGGACACAGCACGTGTCCCGCGACCACGGCGACACTCCAGCCGTCGCACAGTGTCGCCGACGACCAGTCAGCAGCGGACAATCCCTCGACGAGATCGACGAAAGCCGTGCGCTCCACGACGAGCCGGTCGAACACGTCACCACCCTGAGACACCGCAGACCCCCTCCTGACCTCTGTGGGGAACTACCGTAGGCGCACCGCCGATCTGGCGGACCGGCACCGCCCGG contains:
- a CDS encoding maleylpyruvate isomerase family mycothiol-dependent enzyme translates to MFDRLVVERTAFVDLVEGLSAADWSSATLCDGWSVAVVAGHVLCPTDVGYRELASGLVRARFSLERFLDAAARRRGGRGQAELVAALHASVTSRTHPPGTSYAGLAVDCAVHSLDVAIPTGRDVTFESERLRWLLERASRLKGPFGVRSRIAGLRLEATDVGWSYGTLPEGGAGDRSVRDVMVSGPGDALLLAMLGRTVRLDRLAGHGVEILGARA